In Desulfomonile tiedjei DSM 6799, a genomic segment contains:
- a CDS encoding MlaE family ABC transporter permease has protein sequence MKPSQIVKATFSEILSSALSIAADLGRVLILFWQVVTLAFRPPFRFGELMRQLDFLGVQSVALIVFTGAFTGMVSALQTYNGVSRFGAHSMVGATVALGLTRELGPVLSSLMIIGRTVSSMAAEIGTMRTTQQIDALRSMAINPVHYLIVPRVIAMILVLPVLSIFFSFSGMVGAYFMSMHSLGIDESTFMTGIKAYLSLEDITHGLFKSLVFGLVISLIGCSEGYYSPLGARGVARATTTSVVTSSVMVLIIDYFMTALMFAPST, from the coding sequence TTGAAACCTTCGCAGATAGTTAAAGCCACGTTTTCGGAAATTCTTTCCAGCGCCTTATCAATAGCCGCGGATCTGGGAAGAGTGCTTATCCTGTTTTGGCAAGTGGTTACTCTTGCTTTCAGGCCCCCTTTCCGCTTTGGTGAACTAATGCGGCAGTTGGACTTTCTGGGGGTACAATCGGTCGCGCTCATTGTATTTACGGGAGCTTTCACAGGAATGGTAAGCGCTCTTCAGACGTACAACGGCGTGAGCAGATTCGGTGCGCATTCCATGGTAGGAGCTACCGTTGCCCTGGGACTTACCCGTGAGCTGGGTCCGGTATTGAGCAGTCTTATGATCATCGGGCGTACGGTCTCGTCAATGGCGGCAGAAATCGGCACCATGCGCACCACTCAGCAGATTGACGCTCTCCGGAGCATGGCCATCAACCCTGTGCATTACTTGATCGTACCTCGGGTTATAGCCATGATTCTCGTGCTGCCGGTTTTATCGATTTTCTTCTCTTTTTCCGGTATGGTGGGCGCCTATTTCATGAGCATGCACTCCCTGGGAATCGATGAAAGCACATTTATGACCGGAATAAAGGCCTATCTCTCCCTCGAGGACATTACCCACGGACTCTTCAAATCTCTCGTGTTCGGTCTGGTTATTTCGCTTATAGGGTGCAGTGAGGGCTATTATTCTCCCCTTGGAGCACGGGGAGTGGCTCGCGCGACCACTACATCCGTTGTGACATCGTCCGTCATGGTTCTGATTATCGATTACTTTATGACTGCGCTCATGTTTGCGCCAAGCACGTAA
- a CDS encoding twin-arginine translocation signal domain-containing protein, with protein sequence MDRRSFLKSMAAAGAAASVAGTGVIPKPAHAAGKVDFGQVKSVKVDVLTETSWFDNDIFKKTLMDYGGAMTNQYTIPWEWDNAGGYSALITVTGLDDKERKFLMDTGWNTEWMDYIFNEKSNVASMLKSGEIEFMMLSHWHLDHLWGIESTLKNKPDITIYAPQTHYPEDIALLREKAHHKAKDKSGKEIPICKNDVPHTGKLVECTPSGDKGDGIYRVMPGVAIRMFDVPILLRVRGENVLYFNVKDKGIVTVTGCCHPGILSLFSYARSNFEGYKPYGCYGGLHITLFENWEPKFDDIIKGVKSFQLQKVGCNHCTGWIWAEKAAEAGVPVVKGTNKYKEYKKFSSVAKASNVFLTNGDSVTF encoded by the coding sequence ATGGACAGGAGATCGTTTCTCAAATCCATGGCAGCGGCGGGAGCGGCTGCATCTGTGGCTGGAACCGGAGTAATTCCGAAACCGGCCCATGCTGCAGGCAAAGTCGATTTTGGACAAGTGAAAAGCGTAAAGGTGGACGTGCTGACGGAGACGAGCTGGTTTGACAATGACATCTTTAAGAAGACGCTCATGGACTACGGCGGGGCCATGACAAATCAGTACACTATTCCTTGGGAATGGGATAACGCCGGAGGTTATTCCGCTCTGATTACCGTCACCGGGCTGGACGATAAGGAACGAAAATTCCTCATGGATACGGGATGGAATACGGAATGGATGGATTATATCTTCAACGAAAAAAGCAACGTGGCATCAATGCTGAAAAGCGGTGAAATCGAATTTATGATGCTTTCTCACTGGCATCTCGATCATCTCTGGGGCATTGAATCCACCCTCAAGAACAAGCCCGACATCACCATTTATGCTCCCCAGACGCATTATCCCGAAGATATCGCATTGCTGCGAGAAAAGGCCCATCACAAAGCCAAAGACAAAAGCGGCAAGGAAATCCCCATCTGTAAAAACGACGTTCCGCATACCGGAAAACTCGTTGAATGCACCCCCAGCGGGGATAAAGGGGACGGTATTTACCGCGTCATGCCGGGTGTTGCCATAAGAATGTTTGATGTGCCCATTCTGCTGAGGGTCCGCGGGGAGAACGTTCTGTATTTCAATGTAAAAGATAAGGGAATCGTGACGGTAACAGGATGTTGTCATCCAGGTATTCTTTCCCTGTTCTCTTACGCGCGATCGAATTTCGAGGGATACAAGCCGTACGGATGCTACGGCGGGCTCCATATCACGCTATTCGAGAACTGGGAGCCCAAATTCGACGACATCATCAAAGGGGTGAAGTCATTCCAGCTCCAGAAAGTGGGCTGCAACCACTGCACGGGCTGGATATGGGCGGAAAAAGCTGCCGAAGCCGGTGTCCCCGTAGTGAAAGGCACCAACAAATACAAGGAGTACAAGAAGTTTTCTTCAGTTGCAAAGGCCAGCAACGTGTTTCTGACGAACGGGGATAGTGTCACGTTCTGA
- a CDS encoding cytochrome c: MDKSLFVRKICFVMLCVLFLAFGGIFALAETKKPSADDKKKIDHKKAYAIYKQKCLQCHDSVADPEKPGRTRDEWLLVIETMHGYGLGLTPKETELVGGLLYNLRRGMEKDPG, from the coding sequence ATGGACAAATCCCTATTTGTTCGGAAGATTTGTTTCGTGATGCTTTGCGTCCTGTTCCTCGCATTCGGCGGCATATTCGCTCTCGCCGAGACGAAAAAACCTTCTGCCGACGACAAAAAGAAAATCGATCACAAGAAGGCGTACGCGATTTACAAACAAAAGTGCCTGCAATGTCACGATTCGGTTGCAGATCCCGAGAAGCCCGGTCGTACTCGGGACGAATGGCTCCTTGTCATCGAGACAATGCATGGCTACGGGTTAGGACTCACTCCCAAAGAAACCGAACTCGTAGGCGGTCTTCTCTATAATCTGCGAAGAGGCATGGAAAAAGATCCGGGATAA
- a CDS encoding HD domain-containing protein encodes MCDIVFPGASHSRLAHSLGVMHLARRVLDQIKRVYQKMDEIQRRVVLLAALLHDIGHGPFSHAFERVSDSSHESWTGRIILDETTEVHQKLKELDPTLPKQVADFLQSKPVDGVPTVFSHIVSSQLDVDRFDYLLRDSHATGTNYGAFDLNWLIQHLFLTDTGDRFYLDRKAYWVAKAYIFARHNMYQTVYFHKAVRATEVMFVELCSLYRNLVKEAADLKQKKAIAPNVSPVIVSIFSEDAISLDDYLTLDDSTLIEFFKCCAHSSHLALAALGLGLINRKLYKCIDITMEDKGRDRNFVADVSSWLTENHMDWRHEFISDSPANTPYQRYMPEKEKPAQAIYIERPDGNQVEITEYRLQSPIAALAKENILARYYFKEAIRDKVDELAKAHGLRRA; translated from the coding sequence ATGTGTGATATAGTCTTTCCTGGAGCTAGTCATAGCCGTCTAGCTCACTCGCTAGGAGTTATGCATCTTGCGAGAAGAGTCCTCGACCAGATTAAGCGTGTTTACCAAAAAATGGATGAAATACAGCGACGTGTGGTTCTTTTGGCAGCACTTCTACACGATATTGGACATGGACCCTTCTCTCATGCATTTGAGAGAGTGTCAGACTCAAGCCACGAATCTTGGACGGGACGGATTATTTTAGACGAAACGACAGAGGTCCACCAGAAACTTAAAGAGCTAGATCCGACACTACCTAAACAAGTTGCTGACTTTCTTCAAAGCAAACCTGTTGACGGAGTGCCGACAGTTTTCTCACATATCGTCAGCAGCCAGCTTGATGTAGATCGATTCGATTATCTGTTGAGAGACAGTCATGCGACCGGAACCAATTATGGTGCTTTCGATTTGAACTGGTTAATTCAACATCTTTTTTTGACGGACACGGGTGATCGTTTCTACCTCGATCGGAAAGCTTATTGGGTTGCAAAGGCTTACATATTTGCTCGTCACAATATGTATCAAACAGTATATTTTCACAAGGCAGTGCGGGCCACTGAAGTCATGTTTGTTGAACTCTGCAGTCTATACAGGAACCTTGTCAAAGAAGCGGCTGATCTTAAGCAGAAGAAAGCTATTGCGCCGAACGTTTCCCCGGTGATTGTGTCTATCTTTTCCGAAGACGCCATTTCATTAGACGATTATCTGACTCTGGATGATAGTACATTGATAGAGTTTTTTAAGTGTTGCGCCCATTCAAGCCATCTTGCTCTTGCAGCGCTTGGATTGGGGCTGATTAACCGTAAGCTATATAAATGCATTGACATTACTATGGAAGACAAGGGCCGCGATCGGAACTTCGTAGCTGACGTCTCATCCTGGTTGACAGAGAATCACATGGATTGGAGACATGAGTTCATCTCCGATTCTCCAGCGAACACACCCTATCAGCGCTATATGCCTGAGAAGGAAAAGCCAGCTCAAGCAATCTATATAGAAAGACCTGATGGCAATCAGGTCGAGATTACTGAATATAGGCTTCAGAGCCCTATAGCAGCTCTTGCAAAAGAAAACATTTTAGCACGTTACTATTTTAAAGAAGCAATCCGTGATAAGGTGGACGAACTGGCAAAAGCCCATGGATTGAGGAGGGCATAA
- a CDS encoding xanthine dehydrogenase family protein molybdopterin-binding subunit: protein MKNQPLQIGASIPRQDAYSKVTGQEKFAADYYGENLVWAGVKRAGIAHGILRKIDCEKALHVPGVVCVLTHEHVSGTNRQGVVRKDQPVLVNDKVRHCGDAVALVLADSEEALKNSLALIQCTFDELPGVFDPEEAMKSGAPLIHDDIAQNVLLHGEIKTGSGVDAEKECDIILEACFATPHQEHAYLETEVGWACVEADGKLKIVCSTQTPFRDRMEVAEALGLEFSGIRIVAPYAGGAFGGKDGVTVQTLLGLAALNAGGRPVKMHWNREESFISGTKRHSARMYYRLGAKADGTLHCLSVRLYYDTGPYDHLGGVVLTLGLEHSGGAYRIPHVYLRGWAVYTNNPIGGAFRGFGVPQVNAAMEQMMDTLAAKLNVDPLALRIKNALRRGDKTSVGKTLVCSTGLIDCLQTVSGHPLWKNRNAWKSEAPHFKRRGIGIAAVMQGSGYGPVVPDYANAKVELTVEGTFRVYCGVVDMGQGNASTNAQIAGSILGQNATSIEPVLPDTDRTLPSGSASASRCTYTFGNALIGAAEALRKRILQRAADLLMIPGIEEMVLVNGAVKHLTTGREIKLSQIAQFLNDSERISVHHFRAPVAQEDLGIAANLRLHGMPHTLFSFGAHLAAVEIDELTGILRIERYMCASDCGKVINPQIYAQQIHGGVGQGIGYAISEELNLKNGTILNPDLSTYLIPTTEDIPDIESHAVELYEPTGPFGLKGVGEVAVNGPLPAIANAVADACGVRIHESPLTAERILKALHSKNRENTE, encoded by the coding sequence ATGAAGAACCAGCCTCTGCAAATCGGCGCATCCATCCCACGTCAAGACGCTTATTCCAAGGTTACCGGGCAGGAGAAATTTGCAGCAGATTATTACGGAGAAAACCTCGTCTGGGCCGGAGTGAAAAGAGCGGGAATAGCTCACGGGATTCTCAGGAAAATTGATTGCGAAAAAGCACTCCATGTTCCTGGTGTCGTTTGCGTGCTCACCCATGAGCACGTTTCAGGCACAAATCGGCAAGGGGTAGTCAGAAAAGACCAGCCTGTGCTCGTCAATGACAAAGTTCGCCACTGTGGCGATGCTGTAGCCCTGGTTCTGGCCGATTCCGAAGAAGCTCTTAAGAATAGTCTAGCCCTTATCCAATGCACCTTTGATGAATTGCCGGGCGTCTTCGATCCTGAAGAAGCAATGAAATCTGGCGCACCTCTCATTCATGACGATATTGCTCAGAACGTGCTACTCCACGGTGAAATCAAGACCGGCTCTGGAGTTGATGCAGAAAAAGAGTGCGACATCATTCTGGAAGCTTGCTTCGCTACTCCTCATCAGGAACACGCGTACTTGGAAACAGAGGTTGGATGGGCTTGCGTTGAAGCGGACGGTAAGCTGAAAATCGTATGCTCGACGCAAACGCCGTTTCGTGACCGCATGGAAGTTGCGGAAGCTCTCGGATTGGAATTCTCCGGTATCCGCATTGTTGCGCCCTATGCAGGCGGCGCTTTCGGAGGAAAAGACGGAGTCACTGTTCAGACGCTTTTGGGATTGGCGGCACTCAATGCCGGCGGTCGGCCTGTGAAGATGCACTGGAATAGAGAGGAATCCTTCATTTCGGGCACAAAGCGCCATTCTGCTCGAATGTATTACAGGCTCGGGGCCAAAGCTGACGGAACACTGCACTGTCTTTCCGTCAGGCTTTACTACGATACCGGTCCTTACGATCATCTGGGCGGGGTGGTTCTCACGCTGGGGCTCGAACACTCGGGTGGAGCGTACCGCATTCCGCACGTTTATCTTCGCGGCTGGGCGGTTTACACGAATAATCCCATTGGAGGCGCTTTTCGGGGGTTCGGAGTTCCCCAGGTAAACGCTGCAATGGAACAGATGATGGATACGCTTGCAGCGAAGCTGAATGTAGATCCGCTCGCTCTACGAATAAAAAACGCTTTGCGAAGGGGCGACAAGACCTCTGTTGGGAAAACGCTGGTGTGTTCGACCGGCCTTATCGACTGCCTGCAAACCGTGTCCGGCCATCCTCTCTGGAAGAATCGGAATGCATGGAAATCCGAAGCTCCCCATTTCAAGCGTCGTGGGATAGGCATAGCCGCCGTAATGCAGGGTTCGGGTTATGGCCCGGTGGTGCCCGATTACGCGAATGCAAAGGTGGAGTTGACCGTTGAAGGTACCTTCCGTGTGTATTGCGGCGTAGTTGACATGGGGCAGGGCAACGCCTCCACGAATGCTCAGATTGCGGGAAGCATCCTGGGGCAAAATGCAACATCGATTGAGCCGGTGCTTCCCGACACGGATCGAACTTTGCCCAGTGGTTCGGCTTCTGCGAGCAGGTGCACGTATACCTTTGGAAACGCTCTCATTGGAGCTGCAGAAGCGTTGCGCAAGCGAATTCTCCAGCGAGCAGCGGATCTCCTCATGATTCCGGGAATTGAAGAAATGGTGCTTGTGAACGGGGCTGTCAAGCATCTGACCACAGGTCGGGAAATTAAACTGTCACAGATTGCGCAGTTCCTGAACGACTCGGAGCGCATCTCAGTTCATCATTTCAGAGCACCGGTAGCACAAGAGGATCTAGGCATCGCCGCAAATTTGAGGCTTCACGGCATGCCGCACACTCTTTTCTCCTTTGGCGCACACCTTGCGGCAGTAGAAATCGACGAGTTGACAGGAATTCTTCGGATTGAGCGCTACATGTGTGCAAGCGATTGCGGTAAGGTGATAAACCCTCAGATCTATGCACAGCAGATCCACGGCGGAGTGGGGCAGGGAATCGGGTACGCAATTTCCGAGGAACTCAACCTGAAAAACGGTACAATTCTGAACCCGGACCTGTCTACGTACCTCATTCCCACAACCGAGGACATTCCTGACATTGAATCTCATGCTGTCGAGTTATACGAGCCCACCGGACCCTTCGGGTTGAAAGGAGTCGGTGAAGTCGCAGTGAACGGTCCTTTACCTGCAATTGCCAATGCTGTGGCGGATGCGTGCGGGGTACGTATTCACGAATCACCTCTCACGGCTGAACGTATTCTGAAGGCTCTTCACAGCAAGAATCGAGAGAACACCGAGTGA
- a CDS encoding (2Fe-2S)-binding protein, protein MNIQFTLNGKTVEIEAPPDRRVVDVLRKDLGLTGTKESCSAGDCGACTILVNGETRLSCLMLAAQLQDRDITTVEGLSDPDSLHPVQVAFVENGAVQCGFCTSGMVLATVDLLKRNPHPTRSEIRAGLAGNLCRCTGYHMIVDAVEKAVETLASGEES, encoded by the coding sequence GTGAACATACAATTCACGCTGAATGGAAAGACTGTGGAAATCGAAGCTCCTCCCGACCGCCGGGTTGTAGATGTGCTCCGGAAAGATCTTGGACTCACTGGCACCAAAGAATCATGTTCAGCCGGAGATTGCGGAGCATGTACCATACTGGTGAACGGTGAGACTCGTCTCTCGTGCCTCATGCTGGCAGCTCAGTTGCAAGATCGGGATATTACGACTGTCGAGGGGCTCTCCGATCCGGATTCTCTTCATCCGGTGCAAGTTGCTTTCGTCGAAAACGGTGCAGTTCAATGCGGTTTCTGCACTTCGGGAATGGTCCTCGCTACAGTCGATCTATTAAAGAGGAATCCCCATCCGACCAGGTCGGAGATTCGTGCGGGACTTGCTGGAAACTTGTGCCGATGTACAGGATATCACATGATTGTCGATGCTGTTGAAAAAGCCGTGGAAACTCTGGCATCCGGAGAGGAATCGTGA
- a CDS encoding FAD binding domain-containing protein yields MRQVFLPRSLEHLWELLDREPESALYAGGTDFLVHMRSGKVNPSHLICLERIQELQGIRNDGSEIFIAAATTHATILDNLFIKTHFPVLNRAIAVLGSPPIRHMGTIGGNIVTASPAGDSLPALYALSAEVEVRSCSGPRRIALSDFIRGPGKVALSHGEIVSGIWLQKDADWTVQHYEKVGKRQAQACSVASLAALLRVEAGIVKRARLAWGSVGPTVVRSDKVDDYLAGKPLNLEVLQSMGEIIEEIVSPISDIRASADYRRMVSKSLVLRLSLYNQTK; encoded by the coding sequence GTGAGGCAGGTCTTCCTTCCCCGAAGCCTGGAGCATCTCTGGGAGCTGCTGGATCGAGAGCCTGAATCGGCATTGTATGCAGGTGGAACCGATTTTCTCGTTCACATGAGATCCGGGAAAGTGAACCCATCACACCTTATTTGTCTGGAGCGAATTCAGGAACTCCAGGGTATACGGAATGACGGTTCTGAAATTTTTATAGCAGCCGCAACAACTCACGCGACAATCCTGGACAATCTTTTCATCAAGACACACTTTCCCGTCTTGAACCGGGCGATTGCCGTGCTTGGCTCTCCTCCGATTCGGCATATGGGAACTATCGGCGGGAATATCGTGACCGCATCGCCTGCGGGAGATTCATTGCCTGCTCTGTATGCTCTTTCTGCAGAGGTTGAAGTTCGCTCATGCTCTGGTCCGAGACGTATCGCTCTTTCGGATTTTATCCGGGGACCGGGCAAAGTTGCCCTCTCTCATGGAGAAATAGTCTCGGGAATATGGTTGCAGAAAGACGCTGATTGGACTGTCCAGCATTACGAAAAAGTCGGAAAACGGCAGGCTCAGGCATGCTCTGTCGCAAGTCTCGCAGCGCTGCTTCGTGTGGAAGCAGGTATCGTGAAACGTGCAAGACTGGCTTGGGGCAGTGTGGGACCGACTGTCGTGAGATCGGACAAGGTGGATGACTATCTTGCAGGAAAGCCTCTGAACCTGGAAGTGCTGCAATCCATGGGAGAGATCATCGAAGAAATCGTTTCTCCAATCAGTGACATACGTGCATCCGCGGATTATCGCCGTATGGTCTCCAAATCGCTTGTACTGAGACTCTCTCTTTACAACCAAACCAAATAA
- a CDS encoding MFS transporter yields the protein MGVPEKTNFLFSREFITLNAITFLTYCNIAVFFQFHEYLGTLPIARDRFGILISLFALSAVIARPLVSPFLNPSNSGKWIGISSVLVIGSLWLYSFADDFFTMACVRLLHGAVHTILAVAVLSRMVGFIPRERSGQAFGLLFVVVLLPYAVVPPVLEPLTRGLGGFGHVLEFSAACMALVFPLLWLGNRKSPITTLPAAESISLRETLHNLKDFRLLMVFLIAVIVWTAFTPVFYFLKGFGEKLGIDNPGWFFTLSTLTEIFVRITAGSVFDKFDKVKLLLGSLLWTGLGYAVLSQVSGEWGLYALGLALGIGWGISMPLLSSLTFDYSQPRFRAVNSNLTMQMFQLGFFLGPALGDATLVHWGYETLYLVCSGVMIIGTVAGLMLIWHPKRFALENR from the coding sequence TTGGGTGTCCCAGAAAAAACCAATTTCTTGTTTTCAAGAGAATTTATCACGCTGAATGCAATCACGTTTCTGACCTACTGCAACATTGCCGTCTTTTTTCAGTTTCATGAATATCTCGGCACGCTTCCTATCGCCCGGGACCGCTTCGGAATACTCATCTCGTTATTCGCACTTTCCGCGGTAATAGCACGTCCGCTGGTGAGCCCGTTTCTTAATCCTTCTAATTCCGGCAAATGGATAGGAATAAGCTCTGTACTCGTAATAGGCTCTCTCTGGCTGTACTCGTTTGCTGATGATTTCTTCACAATGGCCTGCGTCCGTTTATTACATGGAGCAGTTCATACGATACTTGCCGTTGCGGTGCTCAGTCGTATGGTGGGATTTATTCCCAGAGAGCGCAGCGGTCAGGCGTTCGGTTTGCTTTTCGTAGTCGTGCTTCTGCCGTATGCAGTCGTTCCGCCAGTACTGGAACCACTCACGCGTGGGCTTGGCGGATTTGGGCACGTGCTGGAATTTTCCGCTGCCTGCATGGCTCTCGTATTTCCTTTGCTCTGGTTGGGAAATCGGAAAAGTCCGATTACGACTCTTCCTGCCGCGGAGTCAATCAGTCTTCGGGAAACGCTGCACAACCTGAAAGACTTCAGGCTCCTGATGGTATTTTTGATTGCGGTGATTGTATGGACCGCATTCACGCCGGTTTTTTATTTTCTCAAAGGCTTTGGAGAGAAACTTGGAATCGATAATCCGGGCTGGTTTTTCACGTTATCGACACTAACGGAAATTTTCGTTCGCATTACGGCGGGTTCCGTTTTCGATAAATTTGATAAGGTGAAATTGCTCCTCGGATCGCTTCTCTGGACCGGACTGGGGTATGCCGTTCTATCTCAGGTATCGGGAGAATGGGGCTTGTATGCGCTTGGTCTCGCTCTTGGCATTGGCTGGGGAATTTCCATGCCCTTGCTGAGCAGCCTGACGTTCGATTATTCGCAACCTCGATTTCGAGCGGTGAATTCTAATCTCACCATGCAAATGTTTCAGCTTGGGTTCTTCTTGGGGCCGGCGCTGGGCGATGCAACCCTTGTGCACTGGGGATATGAAACGCTTTATCTCGTATGCTCGGGAGTTATGATTATCGGAACGGTGGCGGGCTTGATGCTCATTTGGCATCCGAAAAGGTTCGCATTGGAGAACCGATAA
- a CDS encoding LptF/LptG family permease, which yields MFLQTILGRYVFREISVSFLFCFLVFLVTGLIAGFLPLLQKGLEAGMELTLILFQVLIHALPGTLVSVLPLSLTVGILLALGRLTADNEVAAIKSAGISVSKLFPPVLFLACIGFSLSLLCTLVLIPSGITAGKTLMQEAAKKRLDAGIEERIFFDSLKNLILYVEEKDGATGVMSRVFIRESSDPDDIKTIIAQKGKMAPDPEGKALILELRDGTIIKENQNGDSTGSLAFESYVFKYNLDKNPGNESHKTFEELPISAIRKEVNLAEERKPTADPVTAGYYKRVMLMGHILITQRFTHPLACLALALVAFPIGLLNLGKSRLNNVSLGLVIIFAYYAATLATERMARSGIVPPEIIMPLPGVFFVSTGFLLTRYVRLERVPDLLHLTRRLAFGIQRTKS from the coding sequence GTGTTTCTTCAAACCATCCTGGGACGTTATGTATTCCGGGAAATCTCGGTATCGTTCCTGTTCTGTTTTTTGGTCTTTCTCGTTACGGGATTGATAGCAGGTTTTCTGCCTCTGCTTCAAAAAGGTTTGGAAGCAGGGATGGAATTGACGCTGATCCTGTTTCAGGTGCTTATTCACGCATTACCCGGAACACTCGTGTCGGTCCTCCCTCTCTCGCTTACCGTAGGAATACTTCTGGCGCTCGGAAGGTTGACAGCGGATAACGAAGTAGCCGCGATAAAATCAGCCGGAATTTCGGTATCCAAACTTTTTCCACCTGTGCTGTTTCTCGCGTGCATAGGGTTCAGCCTCAGTCTCTTGTGCACGCTCGTGCTTATCCCAAGCGGGATAACTGCCGGCAAAACACTTATGCAGGAAGCGGCCAAGAAACGACTCGATGCAGGAATAGAAGAACGTATCTTCTTTGATTCACTGAAGAACCTCATCCTTTATGTTGAGGAAAAGGACGGGGCTACAGGAGTGATGAGTCGGGTGTTCATCAGAGAATCATCCGATCCTGACGACATAAAAACGATTATTGCGCAAAAAGGAAAAATGGCCCCTGATCCGGAAGGAAAAGCGCTCATCCTTGAGCTGCGCGACGGAACGATCATAAAAGAAAATCAGAACGGAGATTCAACTGGAAGCCTTGCTTTTGAAAGCTACGTATTCAAGTACAATCTAGACAAGAATCCCGGAAATGAAAGTCACAAGACTTTTGAAGAATTGCCGATTTCCGCTATTCGGAAAGAAGTGAATCTGGCTGAAGAGCGCAAACCGACTGCAGACCCGGTAACGGCGGGGTATTACAAGAGAGTTATGCTCATGGGCCATATACTCATTACTCAGCGATTCACTCATCCCCTGGCGTGTCTTGCCCTTGCACTCGTTGCGTTTCCCATAGGGTTGCTCAATCTCGGCAAAAGCAGGTTAAACAACGTGTCTCTCGGGCTGGTTATCATTTTTGCTTACTACGCTGCAACCCTGGCCACGGAAAGAATGGCCCGGTCCGGAATCGTTCCTCCAGAAATCATTATGCCGCTCCCAGGCGTTTTTTTTGTAAGTACCGGATTTCTTCTTACGCGTTACGTGCGGTTGGAACGAGTACCAGATCTTTTGCACCTTACTCGGCGATTGGCATTTGGTATTCAACGAACCAAATCCTGA
- a CDS encoding DUF4388 domain-containing protein, protein MMDFSSYDLRTTIRLIVLSGESRRIDVKKGSREGAIYVREGEISRAVAGTLLGDEAFFEILSWKNETHTDSLNTEDMGKNVRIPTTILVDLLKGRSISTDRD, encoded by the coding sequence GTGATGGATTTTTCCAGTTACGACCTGCGAACAACCATCCGTCTGATCGTGCTCAGCGGTGAATCAAGAAGAATAGACGTGAAGAAAGGTAGCCGAGAAGGCGCCATTTATGTACGAGAGGGCGAGATATCCAGGGCCGTTGCCGGAACTCTCCTTGGTGACGAGGCGTTCTTCGAGATTTTATCCTGGAAGAACGAGACTCATACCGATTCTCTTAATACAGAGGATATGGGCAAAAATGTCCGAATACCGACCACAATCTTGGTCGACCTGCTGAAAGGTCGATCTATAAGCACGGATCGTGATTAG